One segment of Aquimarina sp. BL5 DNA contains the following:
- the ftsA gene encoding cell division protein FtsA has translation MGREENEIAVGLDIGTTKIVAMVGRYNEYGKMEVLGVGKSKSLGVHRGVVNNITQTIQSIQQAVQEAESVSGVKISEVTVGIAGQHIRSLQHSDYITRPNADAVIDEEDIDTLCNQVHKLVMLPGEEILHVLPQEYKVDGQAEIKEPVGMYGGRLEANFHVVVGQVTSIRNIGRCVKSSGLELSDVTLEPLASANAVLSQEEKEAGVALIDIGGGTTDLAIFKDGIIRHTAVIPFGGNVITEDIKEGCSIIEKQAELLKIKFGSAWPGENKDNEIVSIPGLRGREPKEITLKNLSKIIHARVVEIIEQVFLEIKNYGHESPKKKLIAGIVLTGGGSQLKHLKQLVEYITGMDTRIGYPNEHLAGNSDPETTSPMYATAVGLVMDSLVHIGKQKKAAIKEAIVEEEIKEEATTIEGEGIEEEKPVVDNRPRKNILEKWTEKFKEFLDNAE, from the coding sequence ATGGGAAGAGAAGAGAATGAAATAGCGGTAGGATTAGACATAGGAACAACAAAGATTGTTGCTATGGTTGGGAGATATAATGAGTATGGGAAGATGGAAGTATTGGGTGTTGGTAAATCCAAAAGCCTTGGTGTGCACCGTGGTGTGGTAAATAATATTACTCAGACTATACAGTCAATTCAACAAGCTGTTCAGGAAGCAGAGAGTGTTTCTGGAGTAAAAATAAGCGAAGTAACAGTTGGTATAGCAGGTCAGCATATAAGAAGTTTGCAACATAGCGATTATATCACGCGTCCTAATGCGGATGCGGTTATTGATGAAGAGGATATTGACACCTTATGTAATCAGGTGCATAAATTAGTAATGCTTCCTGGTGAAGAAATATTACATGTATTACCGCAGGAATATAAAGTAGATGGTCAAGCCGAAATAAAAGAACCTGTAGGAATGTACGGAGGAAGACTTGAAGCTAATTTTCATGTGGTAGTCGGTCAGGTAACATCTATTAGAAATATTGGGAGATGCGTAAAAAGTTCTGGATTAGAATTATCAGATGTTACGTTGGAACCTTTAGCTTCTGCGAATGCAGTGCTAAGTCAGGAAGAAAAAGAAGCTGGTGTAGCATTAATTGATATAGGAGGTGGAACTACTGATCTAGCTATTTTTAAAGATGGAATTATCCGTCATACGGCTGTAATTCCTTTTGGAGGAAACGTAATCACCGAGGATATTAAAGAAGGTTGCTCCATTATTGAGAAACAAGCAGAGTTGCTTAAAATTAAATTTGGATCTGCTTGGCCAGGAGAAAATAAAGACAATGAGATTGTTTCTATTCCAGGATTAAGAGGAAGAGAGCCAAAAGAGATTACACTAAAAAACTTATCTAAAATTATCCATGCACGAGTTGTGGAAATTATAGAGCAAGTTTTTTTAGAAATCAAAAATTATGGTCACGAATCTCCTAAGAAAAAATTAATTGCAGGGATCGTTTTGACTGGTGGAGGATCACAATTGAAACATCTAAAGCAATTAGTAGAATATATTACAGGTATGGATACTCGTATAGGATATCCCAATGAGCATCTGGCAGGTAATAGCGATCCAGAAACCACAAGCCCTATGTACGCAACGGCAGTAGGATTGGTGATGGATAGCCTAGTACATATTGGTAAACAGAAAAAGGCTGCTATAAAAGAAGCTATAGTAGAAGAGGAGATAAAAGAAGAAGCCACAACGATCGAAGGAGAAGGTATCGAAGAGGAAAAACCAGTAGTGGATAATAGACCTAGAAAAAATATCCTAGAGAAATGGACTGAGAAGTTCAAGGAGTTTTTGGATAACGCAGAGTAG
- the ftsZ gene encoding cell division protein FtsZ: protein MSNNEEFENISFDLPKNQSNVIKVIGVGGGGSNAINHMFQQGIKGVDFVICNTDAQALENSPIPNKIQLGVSLTEGLGAGANPEVGEQSAVESYEEIKRMLDTNTKMIFITAGMGGGTGTGAAPIIAKMARELDILTVGIVTIPFQFEGKMRNEQAQLGVEKLRAQVDSLVVINNNKLREVYGNLGFKAGFSKADEVLATASRGIAEVITHHYTQNIDLRDAKTVLSNSGTAIMGSANASGAKRAHDAIVKALDSPLLNDNKISGAKNVLLLIVSGKEEITIDEIGEINDHIQQEAGHGANIIMGVGEDESLEDAISVTVIATGFDVEQQDEIVNTETKRIIHTLEEEQRAATHDLTPKSTSRTTPIIAPAPQKEEVKEEPIIKHELVEEEEEENINESLLLPTTEFLKNLDVVDHEVVNPFSTESDFVIINAQEIINQIEVNDANEIAAEAEKEKEDQFTLAFDMPVSGNEDSNEHNRIEETTPAIVNKEEEEKPIVFDLTDDILEVEVNEPIEVVPVTEVETGGVRKYSLEEYMEEEKRLIDATPEAEVMEEDKEVVFEKKTIAPAPESEPSEGDDPIDQPISETLKARAAERRAKMKEFNYKFRNNASNIDDIEKEPAYKRAGLDVDSKPGSSELSRTSLGTDSNDDIQLRKNNSFLHDNVD, encoded by the coding sequence ATGAGTAACAATGAGGAGTTCGAGAACATTTCTTTTGATTTGCCCAAGAATCAATCAAATGTAATTAAAGTTATTGGAGTTGGAGGAGGTGGTAGTAATGCCATTAATCATATGTTCCAACAGGGAATCAAAGGAGTTGATTTCGTTATTTGTAATACCGATGCGCAAGCATTAGAAAATAGTCCTATTCCGAATAAGATACAGTTGGGAGTGTCTCTTACAGAAGGATTAGGAGCAGGTGCTAACCCAGAAGTGGGCGAACAATCTGCGGTAGAAAGTTACGAAGAGATTAAAAGGATGCTGGATACCAATACCAAGATGATATTTATCACTGCAGGTATGGGTGGAGGAACAGGAACAGGAGCAGCACCGATTATTGCTAAAATGGCAAGAGAATTAGATATTCTTACAGTGGGTATCGTTACAATTCCATTTCAGTTTGAAGGGAAAATGCGTAACGAACAGGCGCAGTTAGGTGTAGAAAAACTCCGTGCTCAGGTAGATTCTTTAGTAGTTATCAATAACAATAAGCTACGAGAAGTATACGGTAATTTAGGTTTTAAAGCTGGTTTCTCTAAAGCAGATGAAGTACTTGCTACTGCATCTAGAGGTATCGCAGAGGTAATAACACATCACTATACTCAGAATATTGATTTACGTGATGCTAAAACGGTACTTAGTAATAGTGGTACAGCAATAATGGGCTCTGCTAATGCCTCAGGTGCTAAACGTGCTCACGATGCTATTGTAAAAGCATTAGACTCGCCACTGCTTAACGATAATAAAATTTCGGGTGCTAAAAATGTACTTTTATTAATAGTTTCCGGAAAAGAAGAAATTACTATTGATGAGATAGGAGAGATTAATGATCACATTCAGCAAGAAGCCGGTCATGGTGCTAATATCATTATGGGAGTTGGAGAAGATGAATCATTAGAAGATGCAATTTCTGTAACGGTAATAGCAACAGGTTTTGATGTAGAACAACAAGATGAAATTGTAAATACAGAAACAAAAAGAATTATTCATACCTTAGAAGAGGAGCAACGTGCGGCGACTCATGATTTGACTCCTAAGTCAACATCTAGAACGACTCCGATAATAGCTCCTGCACCTCAGAAAGAAGAAGTGAAAGAAGAGCCGATTATCAAACATGAATTAGTTGAGGAAGAAGAGGAGGAAAATATTAATGAATCTTTGTTATTACCCACTACCGAATTTCTTAAGAATTTAGATGTTGTAGATCACGAAGTGGTAAACCCTTTCTCTACGGAGAGTGATTTTGTTATCATCAATGCTCAGGAAATCATCAACCAGATAGAGGTTAACGATGCTAATGAAATTGCTGCAGAAGCGGAAAAAGAAAAAGAAGATCAGTTTACCTTGGCATTTGATATGCCTGTAAGTGGAAATGAGGATAGCAATGAACATAACCGGATTGAAGAGACTACACCTGCTATTGTAAATAAGGAAGAAGAGGAAAAACCAATAGTTTTTGATCTTACAGATGATATTTTAGAAGTGGAGGTAAACGAGCCTATAGAAGTAGTTCCTGTAACTGAAGTTGAAACCGGTGGTGTTCGTAAGTATAGTCTTGAGGAGTATATGGAAGAGGAAAAAAGGTTAATAGATGCTACACCTGAAGCAGAAGTAATGGAGGAAGATAAAGAAGTAGTTTTTGAAAAGAAAACTATTGCTCCTGCTCCAGAATCAGAACCTTCTGAAGGTGATGATCCTATAGATCAACCAATTTCTGAAACCCTAAAAGCCAGAGCTGCGGAGCGTAGAGCTAAAATGAAGGAGTTTAATTATAAGTTCAGAAATAATGCATCTAATATAGATGATATCGAAAAAGAGCCTGCTTATAAACGTGCTGGACTGGATGTAGATTCTAAACCAGGATCGTCTGAGTTATCAAGAACTTCTTTAGGGACAGATAGTAATGATGATATTCAATTAAGAAAAAATAATTCTTTTCTACATGACAATGTAGATTAA
- a CDS encoding cell division protein FtsQ/DivIB, with protein sequence MKKILTYTKFAGLVALIAFLFAFTGNRNDSRKIKEVEIEFVEEQNPYVNELTVNKLLIQNQVGVTDVGKEILVLNIVEKGLDAHKMIEDSDVYLTVNGQLKARIKQRTPIARVNAVVPFYVDVTGNTMPLSDNYSAHVPLVSNVSEREVSEIFPLLRKIQQDEFLKKHVVSVYRNQSGDYELGLRVYAFKVIFGKVEQLDNKVENFKAFYQKALKDKSLDKYKKVSLQFRNQVVCTIK encoded by the coding sequence ATGAAGAAGATTTTGACATATACGAAATTTGCAGGTCTTGTGGCTTTGATAGCATTTCTTTTTGCATTTACAGGCAATCGAAATGATAGTAGAAAGATCAAAGAAGTAGAGATAGAATTTGTCGAAGAACAGAATCCTTATGTAAATGAATTAACGGTTAATAAATTGTTAATACAAAATCAGGTAGGGGTGACGGACGTAGGTAAAGAAATTTTAGTTTTGAATATTGTAGAGAAGGGACTGGATGCACACAAAATGATTGAAGATTCAGATGTGTATCTTACTGTAAACGGACAACTTAAGGCAAGAATCAAACAGCGTACGCCAATTGCAAGGGTGAATGCGGTTGTTCCTTTTTATGTAGATGTTACAGGTAATACGATGCCATTATCGGATAATTATTCGGCTCATGTTCCTCTGGTAAGTAATGTTTCTGAAAGAGAAGTTTCAGAAATTTTTCCTTTGTTAAGAAAAATTCAGCAAGATGAGTTTTTAAAAAAACATGTGGTAAGTGTTTATAGAAACCAGAGTGGAGATTATGAGTTAGGGTTAAGAGTGTATGCTTTTAAAGTAATTTTTGGTAAAGTAGAACAATTGGATAATAAGGTTGAAAACTTTAAGGCTTTTTATCAAAAAGCACTAAAAGATAAAAGCCTGGATAAATATAAAAAAGTCAGTTTGCAGTTTAGAAATCAAGTTGTGTGTACAATAAAATAA
- a CDS encoding GatB/YqeY domain-containing protein, with protein MSLQAKVMTAMKEAMKAKDTNALTSLRAIKSAILLAQTESGAKEELTEDQELKLLQKQVKQRKDSAAIFAEQGRDDLAQPELDQAKVIEAFLPEQMSEEEIEKVIADIIAKTGASGMKDMGKVMGMASGQLAGKADGKTISTIVKAKLS; from the coding sequence ATGAGTTTACAGGCGAAAGTAATGACTGCTATGAAAGAAGCAATGAAAGCAAAGGATACCAATGCATTAACATCATTGCGAGCTATCAAATCTGCTATTTTATTGGCTCAAACAGAAAGTGGAGCTAAAGAAGAATTGACAGAAGATCAGGAGCTGAAATTATTACAGAAGCAAGTGAAACAACGTAAAGATAGCGCGGCTATTTTTGCGGAGCAAGGTAGAGATGATCTAGCGCAACCAGAATTGGATCAGGCAAAGGTAATTGAAGCATTTTTGCCAGAGCAGATGAGCGAGGAAGAAATAGAAAAAGTAATTGCTGATATCATTGCTAAAACAGGTGCATCAGGAATGAAAGATATGGGTAAGGTAATGGGAATGGCTTCCGGACAACTAGCGGGTAAGGCAGATGGAAAAACGATTTCTACTATTGTAAAAGCTAAATTATCTTAG
- a CDS encoding DUF6443 domain-containing protein, protein MIKNKIVNNKIITLAIMLVFFALKSNTISAQVQGNIGGPTISNIGETHRYELFLSGFQGNPTYQWYVTGGIIVFQTENKADISFVDSGMARVTCVVNQQYSYEIDVTLTGSVVAPPNPSVSLSCNSAVLNRTGEPDPNVIWFWQGKNPNGENFNLGNDATYTANEGSGRYYIRAYDYNSGWSDDSGSVYVTIPPPVTAPSMPSITELCGSTTLSFNSSNVPNGLTWYWQSSDSGTDRSNSESLISFTEGNATGNVYYIKAQNNTTGCWSTATKITYNLKKLPSKPEIPTIKKDCGSTTLSFSVKPPGGEDWYWQKRANDTSILEGGNTKKFNTSGVYYLRAKSKSNDCWGPAIEVQYTVNPIPDQPTVKSPIQNCGRTILRRNNPPNISTIWYWQTTSEGESFDNNSESISFAESGVHYLKAYHKGGCWSTATRIDYIVNPILKIASGTDVRRCGSGTVTLNATPGTDANSIRWYNQAGTLLKTGNQFITPSINTTTTYYAESYNTDTGCSAGSSNRKAIRAVINPIPRIASGADAGHCGSGTVTLSATPGTNANSIRWYNQVGALLSTGNQFVTPTLSTTTTYYAESYNTDTGCSAGSSNRKAIRAVINSVPGIASGADVNHCGSGKVTLNATPGTNANSIRWYNEAGTLLKTGNQFITQTISTTTTYYAESYNTDTGCSAGSSMRIAIRAVINPVPGIASGTDVSRCGLGTVTLTATPGTNGNNIRWYDSGGTLISTGNEFITPTISTSTVYHAETYNSVTQCYASTKTPVQAKINPIIIWYADTDGDNLGDPNTMLSACTQPTGYVANNRDRCPDEYGTNQGCVASIHDLTLSDTENYIFTRVYQEPMNTSSEIKYNKDVIENVIYYDNIGREKQLRAIKASPQEKDIVTHVEYDVLGRQTKEYLPFRSTNPVGSYSVVDINTHINEYYKNKYPNDFPDVLASDKNFNAYSERILESSSLGRILKQGAPGTAWNADPANNDDHTIKFEWSTNVIDTVIRFKVIFERKNTGKPQLVKDGFYNANQLYVTITKDENWQSDQTHLDDHTTKEYKDKRGRVILKQTFNEGIPHDTYYVYDDFGNLTYVIPPKVNTSDGVNSVELNTLCYQYKYDYRNRLVEKKIPGKGGFTDWESIIYNKLDQPILTQDANQKVKGEWLFTKYDAFGRVAYTGIYKSTRNRGTLLVAMSGISTFWEKREPANIIGGTTLHYSNDAFPDKDIEILTVNYYDDYNFDIDGLSDPGTVYGVDTSDRTKSLVTGSKIKVLGTDKWITTLTYYDQKGRPIYVSNKNDYLNTIDIVENKLDFIGRVEETKTIHAKDNNPAIVTVDKFNYDHTGRLLQQTQKVNTQAEEVIVNNTYDRLGQLTTKEVGGALNSSRLQEINYIYNVRGWLKQINDPTQDLGADLFAFKINYNTTTTLNIKPLYNGNISESHWKTANDNTNRGYGYDYDNLNRLKYSSFIGGASGSAQYDMGASYDKNGNIKDLYRFDTGGYSNVMDNLTYKYDWGNKLLSVSDTGNTKGFNDGNTSGNDYVYDVNGNMTMDKNKGITNISYNHLNLPNSVAISNSEGTGNISYIYDATGAKQKKVVSGGSSLIVEYAGNHVYENGQLKFFNHPEGYVEPNGEGEFDYVYQYKDHLGNIRLSYADRDNDGKIDVLRNDADVDGDNDYAHEILQEKNYYPFGLQHKGYNDLIVSEHNYGFGGKEEQDELGLEWLDFGARNYDPALGRWMNIDPLAEFYHTDTPYAYVLNNPLSFIDPDGREVIGVTKDDAKKVHNNFNTVFADKKFDALRALFTRGKRNNKKTFDKIDGDALKEALSGLKGDDLALAEIVTGAINSDSEHKVEFKSDGSKNVSTSGKNAFKSKLPSYLDLAAIEAKYGGIPASTIAGDIGGAATVITDDGTHSLIIENHADNDGAVTSFHEVFGHGRPLSLGRKSTAHQDAVRTENLVLRVLGRSSDQIDGTTHGPKTKVPNAKALPGFK, encoded by the coding sequence ATGATAAAGAATAAAATAGTAAATAATAAGATAATCACATTAGCTATCATGTTGGTTTTCTTCGCACTAAAATCGAATACTATATCAGCACAAGTACAAGGAAATATTGGGGGGCCGACTATTTCAAATATTGGAGAAACTCATAGGTATGAATTATTTTTATCTGGTTTTCAAGGAAATCCTACATACCAATGGTATGTGACAGGCGGAATTATAGTTTTTCAAACAGAAAACAAAGCAGATATAAGCTTTGTAGATTCTGGTATGGCAAGAGTAACTTGTGTAGTAAACCAACAATATTCTTATGAAATAGATGTCACTTTAACAGGTAGTGTTGTTGCTCCTCCAAACCCTTCGGTTAGTTTAAGTTGTAATAGCGCAGTATTAAACCGAACGGGAGAGCCTGACCCCAATGTGATTTGGTTTTGGCAAGGAAAAAATCCTAATGGTGAAAATTTTAATTTGGGAAATGATGCAACATATACGGCTAATGAAGGTTCTGGACGGTATTATATTAGAGCCTATGATTATAACAGTGGCTGGAGCGATGACTCTGGATCTGTTTATGTTACTATACCACCACCAGTAACGGCTCCTTCTATGCCTTCTATTACAGAACTTTGCGGTAGTACAACCTTAAGTTTTAACTCTAGTAATGTTCCAAATGGTCTTACTTGGTATTGGCAGAGCTCCGATTCTGGAACTGATAGATCTAACTCTGAATCGTTAATAAGTTTTACCGAGGGTAATGCTACAGGAAATGTATATTATATAAAAGCACAAAATAATACTACAGGATGTTGGAGTACAGCCACCAAAATAACGTATAACCTCAAAAAACTACCTTCGAAACCAGAAATACCTACAATTAAAAAAGATTGTGGTAGTACCACTTTGTCATTTTCAGTAAAACCACCAGGTGGAGAAGATTGGTATTGGCAAAAAAGAGCTAATGATACCAGTATCTTAGAAGGAGGAAATACAAAAAAATTTAACACGAGTGGTGTTTATTATTTAAGAGCCAAAAGCAAATCAAACGACTGTTGGGGGCCAGCAATAGAAGTACAGTATACTGTTAACCCTATACCAGATCAACCTACCGTAAAGAGCCCTATTCAAAATTGTGGTAGAACCATACTAAGAAGAAATAATCCACCTAACATTAGTACGATATGGTACTGGCAAACTACTTCTGAAGGAGAAAGTTTTGATAATAATAGTGAATCTATTTCTTTTGCAGAAAGTGGTGTACATTACCTTAAAGCATATCATAAAGGAGGATGTTGGAGTACAGCTACAAGAATTGATTATATAGTTAATCCAATACTAAAAATAGCTTCTGGAACAGATGTAAGGAGATGCGGTTCGGGAACAGTTACACTGAATGCAACTCCAGGAACCGATGCTAATAGCATACGCTGGTATAATCAAGCAGGAACATTATTAAAAACTGGAAATCAATTTATCACACCTTCTATCAATACTACCACCACGTACTATGCAGAAAGTTATAATACAGATACAGGTTGTAGTGCAGGTTCTTCAAACCGAAAAGCAATTAGAGCGGTAATTAACCCAATACCTCGAATAGCTTCTGGAGCAGATGCAGGTCATTGCGGTTCAGGAACAGTTACACTTAGCGCAACTCCAGGAACCAATGCCAATAGCATACGTTGGTATAATCAAGTGGGAGCATTGTTAAGTACCGGAAATCAATTTGTTACGCCTACTCTTAGTACCACCACTACCTACTATGCAGAAAGTTATAATACCGATACAGGTTGTAGCGCAGGTTCTTCTAACAGAAAAGCAATTAGAGCAGTAATTAACTCAGTACCGGGAATAGCTTCTGGCGCAGACGTAAATCACTGTGGTTCGGGAAAAGTTACACTGAATGCAACTCCGGGAACCAACGCCAATAGCATACGCTGGTATAATGAAGCAGGAACCTTATTAAAAACTGGAAATCAATTTATCACTCAAACTATCAGTACCACTACTACGTACTATGCAGAAAGCTATAATACCGATACAGGTTGCAGCGCAGGTTCTTCTATGCGAATAGCAATTAGAGCAGTAATTAATCCGGTACCGGGAATAGCTTCTGGAACCGATGTAAGCCGATGTGGTTTGGGAACAGTGACACTTACTGCAACTCCTGGCACTAATGGAAATAATATTCGATGGTACGATTCGGGAGGAACACTAATTAGTACTGGCAATGAATTTATTACACCTACTATTAGTACCTCCACTGTGTACCATGCAGAAACCTATAACTCGGTAACGCAATGTTATGCTAGTACCAAAACACCTGTGCAAGCAAAAATTAATCCTATTATCATATGGTATGCAGACACAGACGGTGATAATTTGGGAGATCCTAATACTATGCTAAGCGCATGTACACAACCTACAGGTTATGTTGCTAATAATAGAGACCGATGTCCTGATGAATACGGTACAAATCAAGGATGTGTAGCATCAATACACGATCTAACATTATCTGATACAGAAAACTATATATTCACTAGGGTTTATCAAGAACCTATGAACACTTCTAGTGAGATCAAATATAATAAAGATGTTATTGAGAATGTGATATACTATGATAATATAGGACGTGAAAAACAACTCAGAGCTATAAAAGCATCTCCTCAAGAAAAAGACATTGTTACCCATGTAGAGTATGACGTTTTAGGCAGGCAGACTAAAGAATATTTACCTTTTCGATCAACGAACCCTGTAGGAAGTTATAGCGTTGTAGATATAAATACTCATATTAATGAGTACTATAAAAATAAGTATCCTAATGATTTTCCAGATGTATTAGCATCCGATAAAAATTTTAATGCCTATTCTGAACGTATACTCGAGTCTTCTTCATTAGGTCGTATATTAAAACAAGGGGCTCCAGGAACGGCTTGGAACGCAGATCCAGCTAACAATGATGACCATACCATAAAATTTGAATGGAGTACTAATGTTATAGATACAGTAATACGCTTCAAAGTTATTTTTGAAAGGAAAAACACAGGAAAACCGCAATTGGTAAAAGATGGATTTTATAATGCTAATCAATTATATGTTACTATTACTAAAGATGAAAACTGGCAATCCGATCAAACCCATCTCGACGATCATACAACCAAGGAATATAAAGACAAAAGAGGTAGAGTAATTTTAAAACAAACATTTAATGAAGGTATACCGCATGATACTTATTATGTATATGATGATTTTGGGAATTTAACCTATGTAATTCCACCAAAAGTAAATACTAGTGATGGAGTGAATTCTGTGGAATTAAATACTCTCTGTTATCAATATAAGTACGACTACAGAAACCGTCTGGTAGAAAAGAAAATTCCTGGAAAGGGGGGGTTCACCGATTGGGAGTCTATTATCTATAACAAATTAGACCAACCTATACTCACGCAAGATGCCAACCAAAAAGTAAAAGGAGAATGGTTGTTTACCAAATACGATGCTTTTGGAAGGGTTGCTTATACCGGTATATATAAGAGTACACGTAATAGAGGAACCTTACTTGTGGCAATGAGCGGAATTAGTACGTTTTGGGAAAAGAGAGAACCAGCTAATATAATCGGAGGAACTACATTACATTATAGTAATGATGCGTTTCCAGATAAAGATATAGAAATACTTACAGTCAACTATTATGATGATTATAATTTTGATATCGATGGGTTATCAGATCCGGGAACGGTCTACGGAGTAGACACCAGTGATCGTACCAAATCGTTAGTTACAGGAAGTAAAATAAAAGTACTTGGAACAGATAAATGGATCACCACCCTTACATATTATGATCAAAAAGGAAGACCAATTTATGTTTCGAATAAAAATGACTATCTCAATACTATAGACATTGTAGAGAATAAATTGGATTTTATAGGTAGAGTCGAAGAAACCAAAACTATACATGCTAAGGATAATAATCCTGCCATAGTAACTGTAGATAAGTTTAACTATGACCATACCGGACGATTATTACAACAAACGCAAAAGGTCAATACGCAAGCAGAAGAAGTTATTGTAAATAATACTTATGATCGATTAGGGCAATTAACAACCAAAGAAGTTGGAGGAGCACTTAACTCAAGTAGATTGCAGGAAATCAATTATATCTATAACGTACGAGGGTGGCTAAAACAAATAAACGATCCAACACAGGATCTGGGTGCTGATTTATTTGCTTTTAAGATTAATTATAATACAACTACGACTCTTAATATTAAACCCTTGTATAATGGTAATATAAGTGAATCGCATTGGAAAACTGCTAATGATAACACCAATAGAGGTTATGGCTATGATTATGATAATCTGAATAGGCTAAAATATAGTTCTTTTATAGGAGGTGCTTCTGGATCTGCTCAATATGACATGGGAGCGAGTTATGATAAAAATGGAAACATTAAAGATTTATATCGTTTTGACACTGGTGGATATAGTAATGTAATGGATAATCTTACCTACAAATATGATTGGGGTAATAAATTATTATCCGTTAGCGATACTGGTAATACCAAAGGTTTTAACGATGGAAATACATCTGGTAACGATTATGTTTATGATGTAAATGGTAATATGACGATGGATAAAAATAAAGGGATTACCAACATTAGCTATAATCATTTAAACTTACCTAATAGTGTTGCGATTTCTAATAGTGAAGGAACAGGAAATATTAGCTATATTTACGATGCCACTGGAGCGAAACAAAAGAAAGTTGTCTCTGGAGGAAGTTCTTTAATAGTAGAATACGCGGGTAATCACGTGTATGAAAACGGACAACTTAAGTTCTTTAACCATCCAGAAGGTTATGTAGAACCTAATGGAGAAGGTGAATTTGATTATGTATATCAGTATAAAGACCATTTAGGGAATATCAGACTCTCATACGCAGACCGCGACAACGATGGGAAAATCGATGTTCTTAGAAATGATGCAGATGTTGACGGAGATAATGATTATGCGCACGAAATCTTACAAGAAAAGAATTACTATCCTTTTGGACTACAACATAAAGGGTATAATGACCTGATTGTATCTGAACACAACTACGGTTTTGGTGGGAAAGAAGAACAGGATGAATTAGGCTTAGAATGGCTAGACTTTGGAGCAAGGAATTACGATCCTGCATTGGGTAGATGGATGAACATTGACCCATTAGCTGAATTTTATCATACTGATACGCCTTATGCATATGTATTGAATAATCCTTTAAGCTTTATTGACCCTGATGGAAGAGAAGTTATTGGAGTAACGAAAGATGATGCTAAAAAAGTTCACAACAATTTTAACACAGTATTTGCTGATAAGAAATTTGATGCTTTAAGAGCTTTATTTACAAGAGGAAAGAGAAACAATAAAAAAACGTTTGATAAAATTGATGGAGATGCACTAAAGGAAGCTTTATCTGGACTTAAAGGAGATGATTTAGCGTTGGCTGAAATTGTAACAGGAGCTATCAATTCTGATTCCGAGCATAAAGTTGAGTTTAAATCAGATGGTTCTAAAAATGTTTCTACATCAGGTAAAAACGCATTTAAAAGTAAATTACCATCTTATTTAGACCTAGCAGCTATTGAAGCCAAATATGGAGGTATTCCTGCATCTACTATAGCTGGTGATATTGGAGGTGCAGCAACGGTTATAACCGATGACGGCACACACTCTTTAATAATTGAAAACCATGCTGACAATGATGGTGCTGTAACTTCTTTCCATGAGGTTTTTGGTCATGGACGTCCATTGTCATTAGGAAGAAAAAGTACTGCACATCAAGATGCAGTTAGAACAGAGAACTTGGTTTTAAGAGTTTTAGGAAGAAGTTCAGACCAAATCGACGGAACAACACATGGACCAAAAACTAAAGTACCAAATGCGAAAGCATTACCAGGGTTCAAATAA